In Parus major isolate Abel chromosome 1, Parus_major1.1, whole genome shotgun sequence, the following proteins share a genomic window:
- the SPRY2 gene encoding protein sprouty homolog 2: METQHGSGSQPLLQARRDSGRPHGEPDLRDVLMQQVHVLSLDQIRAIRNTNEYTEGPTVAPRPGVKSSPRVTTQPKNERPHGLPEHRHFSRIQHTQTHASPRAPLSRSISTVSTGSRSSTRTSTSSNSSEQRLLGSSSGPLADGIVRMQPKSELKSSELKPLSKEDLEAHSYRCEDCGKCKCKECTYPRTLPSCWICDKQCLCSAQNVVDYGTCVCCVKGLFYHCSNDDEDNCADNPCSCSQSHCCTRWSAMGVVSLFLPCLWCYLPAKGCLKLCQGCYDRVNRPGCRCKHSNTVCCKVPSVPPRNFEKPT, encoded by the coding sequence ATGGAGACTCAGCACGGCAGTGGGTCGCAGCCCTTACTACAGGCTCGGCGTGACAGTGGCAGACCGCACGGGGAGCCCGACCTGCGGGATGTCCTGATGCAGCAGGTTCACGTCTTGTCGTTGGACCAGATCAGAGCCATCCGAAACACGAATGAATACACAGAGGGACCTACGGTGGCTCCACGGCCAGGGGTCAAGTCTTCTCCTCGGGTAACAACCCAACCCAAAAATGAAAGGCCGCATGGCTTGCCTGAGCATCGTCATTTCAGCCGGATCCAGCACACACAGACGCACGCATCTCCTCGAGCGCCTCTGTCCCGATCCATCAGCACAGTCAGCACAGGTTCACGGAGCAGTACGAGGACAAGTACGAGCAGTAATTCATCAGAGCAAAGACTCCTAGGATCATCTTCAGGGCCGCTTGCTGACGGGATAGTCCGAATGCAGCCCAAGTCTGAGCTCAAGTCGAGTGAGCTGAAGCCACTGAGCAAAGAAGACTTGGAAGCACACAGCTACAGGTGTGAGGACTGTGGAAAGTGTAAGTGTAAGGAGTGCACTTATCCAAGGACCCTCCCCTCGTGTTGGATCTGTGACAAGCAGTGTCTTTGCTCAGCCCAGAACGTGGTTGATTATGGGACATGCGTTTGCTGTGTGAAAGGCCTCTTCTATCACTGCTCTAATGATGACGAGGACAACTGTGCTGACAAcccctgctcctgcagtcaGTCACATTGCTGCACTAGGTGGTCCGCCATGGGTGTAGTGTCCCTCTTTCTGCCTTGCTTGTGGTGTTACCTACCAGCCAAGGGTTGCCTTAAGTTGTGCCAGGGCTGTTACGACCGGGTAAATCGGCCTGGGTGCCGCTGTAAACACTCCAACACCGTTTGCTGCAAAGTTCCCAGCGTACCCCCCAGGAACTTTGAAAAGCCAACATAG